Sequence from the Amycolatopsis sp. NBC_00345 genome:
CGCACCGGCCCGAACCCTGTCCCCTGAGCGGGCCCGCCGCGTTCCGCCGGGCCCAGTTCTGGTTGGCGCCGCCGGTGCAGGTCCACAGCTCCAATGGTGTGCCGTTGGCGTACGACTGGCCGGTCGCGTCCAGGCACGTGCCGGAGGCGACGTTGACGACCGAGCCGTCGGGCTTGACCGTCCACTGCTGGCTTCCGCTGCCGGAGCAGTCCTCGATCTCCACCGGGGTGCCGTCGGCGGTGGCGCCGCCGGCGGTGTCCAGGCACTTGGTGCCGTAGACCATCAGCTGCTTGGCCGGGGTGGACGTCCAGCCCTGGTTGGCGCCGCCGTTGCAGTCCCACAGTTCGACGACGGTGCCGTTGGCCTGGCTCAGCGCCGGGACGTCCGCGCACAGCCCGGAGTTCTGGTCCTTGAGGAAGCCGCTGACGGAGCCCGCGGCGTTCGGCGTCACCGACAGGTTGTCGAACTGGTCGGTCTGGTAGCCGACCACGCCGACGCCGACCTGGCCGGTGGGATAGGAGTTGTCGTGGACGGTGCCGAGCGTGGCGCCGTCGAGCTTGGCCGTGATCTCGTCACCGGAGAAGCCAAGCGAGAGGGTGTGCCAGCTGTTCAGCCCCGGCGCCGCGTGGGTGCCGGAGAGGAGCGTGCCGAGATTGCCCGCGCTGGTGTTCTTGTTGATGGACCAGGACCCGGTGTCGCCGACCCTCAGCTCGTAGGCCGCCTGATGGCCCTGCGGCCGGGACTGGGTGTTGGCCCGTCCGAGCAGTTCCGCGGTGCCGGCCTGCTGGAGGTCGACGTCCGTGCTCACCGTGTAGTCGGACCAGGTCGGATCGCCGGCCAGCGTGAACGCGTCCGAGTCTTCCTGCCACTCGATCGGCTTCACCGGGGTGACCTGCTGGACGCACTGGCCGGACCGCCCGTCCGCGCACGGCCGCACCTCGTACGAGCCCTGCATGTCGGAGAGGTACTTCGCCTCGGTGCCGGTGGCGTCGTTGTCGAAGTTGTCGCTGTAGGGCAGGGCGAGCGCGTGGTCCGCGGGTGCGGTGGCGGTGCCCTTGCCCTGTCCGGTCGTCGTGGTGACGGTGTAGGCGTAGCCCGGCTGCATGGTCAGCGAGTACGACCCGTTGCTCGGCGTGATGTCCTGCGTGTGGATGAAGTCCGTCGACGCGCTGGGGTGGTTCACGTTCGTGGCCCACACGTGCACCGGGCCGGTGGACAGGCCGCCCGTGACGGTGAAGTTCGCGGTCTGCGCCGCCGTGGCCGTCGTGGTCTCCAGCACGGTCGAGTAGTCCGTGCCGTTCGGCGACTTCAGCGTCACGTAGCTGCCGTTGGACTCGGCGCCGCCGAGGTGGCCGGAGCCGGCGTCGATGAACTTCCAGCCCGGCTGGGCGAACTGGGTGACCTGCGCGGTCGCCCAGGTGTTCTCGCCGATGCTGTAGTGCCCGGACCACGGCGAGTTCGCCGTGGACAGACCCACTGTCGCATAAGGGAGATTGGGGTAGAGCGCCGCGAGCAGCGGCCAGTTCAGGTACGCGGTCATGTCGGCGTCGACGTACCCGCGGGTGATCGAGCGGATCAGCGCCGGCGCGCCGGCGTCCATGTCGATCGAGCCGTTTTCGCTCGCCCACAACGGTTTGCCGTTGTTCTTCGCGGCATCGGTGCTGGAGCAGCTGTTCGCGTTGCCGCCGTCGCCGCCCTCGCAGGGGTAGTGCGCGCCGATGACGGACACGGCGTCGTTGAACGCCGGGTTGGCCGCCATGTCGTCCGCGACGCCCCAGCCGCTGTCGTCACCGACGATCTGCACCCCGGAGTA
This genomic interval carries:
- a CDS encoding ricin-type beta-trefoil lectin domain protein, whose protein sequence is MSRAHRLAPLWIMALLAGVLSSTAAPVQADPAKPAATETSVTVDGGQGGRTFDGIGAISGGGGNSRLLTDYPAAQQAQILDYLFKPHYGANLQILKTEIGGDANSTDGSEPSVEHVKGQVNCNVGYGFWLMKQAKDRNPDLKLAALAWTAPGWINGGFWSADTIDYLITWLGCAKQNGLTIDYLGGWNERGHDVNWYIQLRSALNSAGYSGVQIVGDDSGWGVADDMAANPAFNDAVSVIGAHYPCEGGDGGNANSCSSTDAAKNNGKPLWASENGSIDMDAGAPALIRSITRGYVDADMTAYLNWPLLAALYPNLPYATVGLSTANSPWSGHYSIGENTWATAQVTQFAQPGWKFIDAGSGHLGGAESNGSYVTLKSPNGTDYSTVLETTTATAAQTANFTVTGGLSTGPVHVWATNVNHPSASTDFIHTQDITPSNGSYSLTMQPGYAYTVTTTTGQGKGTATAPADHALALPYSDNFDNDATGTEAKYLSDMQGSYEVRPCADGRSGQCVQQVTPVKPIEWQEDSDAFTLAGDPTWSDYTVSTDVDLQQAGTAELLGRANTQSRPQGHQAAYELRVGDTGSWSINKNTSAGNLGTLLSGTHAAPGLNSWHTLSLGFSGDEITAKLDGATLGTVHDNSYPTGQVGVGVVGYQTDQFDNLSVTPNAAGSVSGFLKDQNSGLCADVPALSQANGTVVELWDCNGGANQGWTSTPAKQLMVYGTKCLDTAGGATADGTPVEIEDCSGSGSQQWTVKPDGSVVNVASGTCLDATGQSYANGTPLELWTCTGGANQNWARRNAAGPLRGQGSGRCVDVPAASRDDGAQPALWDCFGSDNQTWTSNGANQLTVYDSKCLDLIGGTTTDGTGVEIEGCDNSATQQWRVHGDGTVVNVASGTCLDAKDAGTADSTPLQIWTCSGDGNQKWARG